The proteins below come from a single Eremothecium sinecaudum strain ATCC 58844 chromosome II, complete sequence genomic window:
- the CHA4 gene encoding Cha4p (Syntenic homolog of Ashbya gossypii AGR061C; Syntenic homolog of Saccharomyces cerevisiae YLR098C (CHA4)), whose amino-acid sequence MSVMQSTSNGKNLELACQSCRKRRRKCDLQMPCQNCQKFGVECVPVRQDMRKRRFTTEYVTSLQGKVSLLEGYLVRLKEIKDENERSRLLASINVGEITSGESATVDAMLSRQSSYMGASNSDEAEELETKVTTISPSPIQGLSSHKKVVTSSIYSSDSLTIQKRPPIMPIGDNFDPVNNLKNLSRSPLILRALSLFFKWLYPGHYTFIHRETFLSAFFGDINTKSYYCSEELVFAIAALGAGLSSREDDLHAKSADYYNLAKTKVLNKIFQLDTPSYMTTYSSSSKLAVVQTLLCLAFYDIGCGENPLAWYESGLAFRMAHEIGLHLNHEAWDSVYADKLSNMDIEVRSRIYWGCYIADHLIAVLFGRSHSLRLSNSTIPETDELPNIDTGIEDYQYEPGVSLHMGRPLKKLIVLSRITEVFASKIFIESGSMVQKNEYLRKFNSEILNWRGSLMDDFKWTKESIKDFDYDPTITYLWYHYYIILLSYNKPFLEEVKKSRLIIEDAIEEIYLLLESFKKKFNKFETCSIYMVYSAILSIQCLKSETIKKTYLNEFMEFLGSPTLNYDLAKKLLDSEISLNDGVELLGTLANGNDFAFEYNFDFTLLNEIDTLIGGNVGAKRS is encoded by the coding sequence ATGTCTGTGATGCAATCAACTAGTAATGGTAAGAATCTGGAGTTAGCTTGTCAAAGCTGCAGGAAGAGGAGAAGGAAATGCGATCTGCAAATGCCATGTCAAAACTGTCAGAAATTTGGGGTAGAGTGCGTTCCGGTGCGTCAGGACATGCGTAAGAGGCGGTTTACAACTGAATATGTAACTTCACTGCAAGGAAAAGTGTCATTATTAGAGGGTTATTTGGTTAGGTTGAAGGAGATAAAGGACGAGAACGAACGCTCAAGGTTGCTGGCGTCAATAAATGTGGGTGAAATTACATCGGGCGAATCTGCAACAGTGGACGCTATGCTATCGAGGCAGTCAAGCTATATGGGAGCTAGCAACAGTGATGAAGCGGAAGAACTTGAAACTAAAGTAACAACTATATCTCCATCGCCGATTCAGGGTTTGTCTTCACATAAGAAAGTGGTTACGTCGTCAATATATTCAAGCGATTCATTGACAATCCAAAAGAGACCGCCGATCATGCCTATAGGGGATAATTTTGATCCAGTAAATAACCTAAAGAATCTTTCAAGGAGTCCTCTTATATTACGTGCGTTGTCATTATTCTTCAAATGGCTGTACCCCGGACATTATACTTTTATTCATAGAGAGACATTTTTAAGTGCTTTCTTTGGTGATATTAATACCAAGAGTTACTACTGCTCGGAGGAATTAGTCTTTGCAATAGCAGCATTAGGAGCTGGCCTCTCGTCTAGGGAAGATGACCTACATGCGAAATCAGCGGACTATTACAACCTTGCAAAAACTAAAGTCCTGAATAAAATATTCCAGCTAGATACGCCATCCTATATGACAACTTATAGCTCTTCATCAAAGTTGGCAGTTGTTCAGACACTACTTTGTTTGGCTTTCTATGATATTGGATGTGGAGAGAATCCATTAGCCTGGTATGAATCAGGGTTGGCTTTTAGGATGGCCCATGAAATCGGTTTACACCTTAACCATGAAGCATGGGATAGTGTGTATGCGGACAAATTATCTAACATGGACATTGAGGTTAGAAGCAGGATATACTGGGGCTGCTATATTGCAGACCATTTGATTGCGGTTTTGTTTGGAAGATCACATTCGCTACGTTTATCAAACTCTACAATTCCCGAAACTGATGAGCTGCCCAATATTGACACTGGAATAGAAGATTATCAATATGAACCGGGAGTCTCTTTACACATGGGTAGACCTTTAAAAAAGCTAATAGTCTTGTCAAGAATAACGGAAGTCTTTGCTTCCAAGATCTTTATAGAATCAGGCTCCATGGTTCAAAAGAACGAATACCTAAGGAAGTTTAATTCAGAGATTCTTAACTGGAGGGGTTCATTAATGGATGACTTTAAATGGACTAAAGAGTCTATTAAGGACTTTGATTACGATCCTACAATTACCTATCTATGGTACCATTACTATATCATTCTACTTTCCTATAACAAACCTTTCTTAGAGGAGGTAAAGAAAAGCAGATTAATAATTGAGGATGCCATCGAAGAGATATATTTACTTCTTGAGTCATTCAAGAAAAAGTTCAACAAGTTTGAAACATGTAGCATTTATATGGTTTACTCTGCAATTCTTTCAATTCAATGCTTAAAAAGTGAAACCATAAAAAAGACTTACCTAAATGAATTTATGGAATTCTTGGGGTCTCCAACTTTGAATTATGACCTGGCAAAGAAGCTATTAGATAGCGAGATCAGTCTAAATGATGGTGTTGAACTACTGGGTACACTGGCCAACGGGAACGATTTTGCGTTTGAGTATAATTTTGACTTCACATTACTAAACGAGATTGATACTTTGATTGGTGGTAATGTTGGCGCGAAGCGTTCTTAA
- the MIM2 gene encoding Mim2p (Syntenic homolog of Ashbya gossypii AGR063W; Syntenic homolog of Saccharomyces cerevisiae YLR099W-A): MSGSIKNEEHLESVLSQLHGQDNHLEDDLDTSNSAQTPSLDFTRSTDSEFDSYTDGYDEDEEEYDSLSYTEELLNAQYQWEQSLEQLKQVVNWLLLPLMGRFLGRRMAGVLWRSFMSWWWSI, encoded by the coding sequence ATGTCAGGAAGCATTAAAAATGAAGAACATCTGGAATCGGTGTTATCACAACTTCATGGTCAGGATAATCACTTAGAAGACGATCTAGACACATCTAATTCCGCACAAACGCCGTCACTAGACTTTACACGAAGCACAGATTCAGAGTTTGATTCCTACACTGACGGAtacgatgaagatgaagaagaatatgatAGTCTAAGTTACACTGAAGAACTTCTGAATGCCCAATACCAATGGGAGCAGTCTCTAGAACAATTGAAACAGGTTGTAAACTGGCTTCTGCTGCCTCTTATGGGTAGGTTTCTTGGGCGAAGAATGGCAGGAGTTTTATGGAGAAGTTTCATGTCATGGTGGTGGTCAATTTAG
- the SWF1 gene encoding palmitoyltransferase SWF1 (Syntenic homolog of Ashbya gossypii AGR065W; Syntenic homolog of Saccharomyces cerevisiae YDR126W (SWF1)) encodes MLLLWAIVILQVVFVLFSPLFRSHSPFSWYYNNIYAPVFADPTKYKWKYWVVPLFYTAIYTYCTILFYTKVLQLIRPSLYILELYLLPFLLSTPLVFGCLTIVTPPYNSFTYHGPPFRFDKIIFHDGVRCRTCKAIKPARSRHCSICDVCVVLADHHCIWLNNCIGLGNYELFYMFLFSNCLVLSYATLRLPTAAPAGIWSSSNAFLSLYILVTCFTVVLISFSYTQIILLNDGMTTNEKDKWYVIHDNMRHDRLVRFKNCYYLRLPLSTAPQCFEFYSTNPYDPDIYAIQQHPYTVIKSHIDINNIYDQGSFWRNLRERRSI; translated from the coding sequence ATGTTACTACTGTGGGCCATAGTCATCTTGCAGGTTGTGTTCGTGTTGTTTTCACCACTGTTTCGTTCTCATTCACCTTTCTCGTGGTACTATAACAATATATATGCCCCAGTATTTGCTGATCCAACTAAATATAAGTGGAAGTATTGGGTAGTGCCATTATTCTACACGGCAATATATACCTACTGTACAATACTCTTTTACACAAAAGTCCTCCAGCTCATCCGTCCATCATTGTATATACTAGAGCTCTATTTATTGCCATTTCTATTATCAACACCATTGGTCTTCGGTTGCCTCACAATTGTAACACCGCCATATAACAGCTTTACTTACCATGGACCACCATTTCGGTTCGATAAGATAATATTCCATGACGGCGTTCGCTGTCGGACTTGCAAAGCCATTAAACCAGCTAGATCAAGACATTGCTCTATTTGCGATGTATGTGTCGTCCTCGCTGACCACCACTGCATCTGGCTGAATAATTGCATAGGTTTAGGCAATTACGAGTTGTTCTACATGTTCTTATTTTCGAACTGCCTAGTTCTCAGCTATGCAACTTTACGTCTCCCCACTGCAGCTCCCGCAGGAATCTGGAGTTCCAGTAACGCATTCTTATCGCTTTATATCCTGGTTACATGTTTTACGGTTGTTCTCATTAGCTTTTCATATACACAGATAATTCTACTAAATGACGGGATGACTACTAATGAAAAGGATAAGTGGTATGTAATTCACGATAACATGCGGCATGATAGGTTAGTTAGGTTTAAAAACTGCTATTATCTTCGCCTACCGCTTTCTACAGCACCCCAATGCTTCGAATTTTATAGCACCAATCCCTATGATCCAGATATTTATGCCATTCAACAGCATCCTTACACTGTTATTAAGTCACATATCGACATTAACAATATTTATGATCAGGGTTCGTTTTGGCGAAATCTTCGAGAACGCCGTTCCATATAG